One genomic region from Gemmobacter aquarius encodes:
- the ligD gene encoding DNA ligase D: MALETYNAKRDFTKTPEPAGQAAPQSGNAFVIQKHDATRLHYDLRLEWQGVMKSWAVTRGPSLNPQDKRLAVEVEDHPLDYNSFEGTIPQGEYGGGTVIVWDRGTWSPAFDAAKGFTKGHLEFDLAGEKLHGRWHLVRIKGKPKEKRTNWLLIKGDDTHATPDRDILTDRPESVQTSRSIQDVAAGKPARKRKAAKPKAAKPKDTKPAPQPADLTDAPKAKLPVFLPPALATLQTTPPKGPNWTHEIKFDGYRLQARIDNGTVQLLTRSGHDWTARFGPAITNALQSLPVNTAIFDGEVVVEAATGASDFSALQADLSAERSDRFLLYLFDLMHLDGHDTTRLPQYRRFELLKATVAETDPLRLSHPFNDAGAMVLTHACRLSLEGILSKKCDEPYRSGRTKAWIKSKCSARQEFVIGGFTPSSTDPRAIGALLLGVFDGHDFRNVGRVGTGFTHAVARDLYGKLEAIRQDTSPFTANPPPPDKTARFTRPELVAEVEFRAWTGAGQLRHASFRGLREDKPASAVTREIPKTGSAKADAKEDPPARRRIRLTHPDRIYWPDAGVTKEGLADYYAEVWPNIAPFVVGRPLALVRCPTGIDGQHFFQKHLWRGAGKNIANIPDPSDPKAEPFLGINDLDGLMELAQAGVLEIHPWGAATADLYHPDQITMDLDPGEGVGWPALVTAAHEVRERLQAKGLTAFVKTSGGKGLHVVAPLKPKADWKAVKAFTKAMADSMAADSPDLYVSTIAKAKRRNRILIDYLRNQWNATAVAAFSTRARAGAPVSAPLTWDELPDISAANTFTTTTLPARLATLTADPWQDFRHHATPLRP, translated from the coding sequence ATGGCGCTCGAAACCTACAACGCCAAGCGGGATTTTACCAAAACTCCCGAACCGGCAGGGCAGGCGGCCCCGCAGTCGGGCAACGCCTTCGTCATCCAGAAACACGATGCCACCCGCCTGCATTACGACCTCCGCCTCGAATGGCAGGGCGTGATGAAAAGCTGGGCCGTCACCCGTGGCCCCAGCCTGAACCCCCAAGACAAGCGCCTCGCGGTGGAGGTCGAGGATCACCCGCTCGACTACAACAGCTTCGAAGGCACCATTCCGCAGGGCGAATACGGCGGCGGCACCGTCATCGTCTGGGATCGCGGCACATGGTCCCCCGCCTTCGACGCGGCCAAGGGCTTCACCAAAGGCCATCTCGAATTCGACCTCGCAGGTGAAAAACTCCATGGCCGCTGGCACCTCGTCCGCATCAAGGGCAAACCAAAGGAAAAGCGCACCAACTGGCTTCTGATCAAGGGCGACGACACCCACGCCACGCCCGACCGCGACATCCTGACCGACCGCCCCGAAAGCGTGCAAACCAGCCGCAGCATCCAAGACGTCGCCGCAGGCAAACCCGCCCGCAAACGCAAAGCCGCAAAACCGAAGGCCGCGAAACCAAAGGACACGAAACCCGCCCCGCAGCCAGCCGACCTCACCGACGCCCCCAAGGCCAAACTCCCCGTTTTCCTTCCCCCCGCGCTGGCCACCCTGCAAACCACCCCGCCCAAAGGCCCGAACTGGACGCATGAAATCAAATTCGACGGCTACCGCCTGCAAGCCCGCATCGACAACGGAACCGTCCAACTCCTCACCCGCTCGGGCCACGACTGGACCGCCCGCTTCGGCCCCGCCATAACGAACGCCCTGCAATCCCTGCCGGTCAATACCGCGATCTTCGACGGCGAAGTGGTGGTCGAAGCCGCCACCGGCGCCTCCGACTTTTCCGCCCTGCAAGCCGACCTCTCGGCAGAACGCAGCGACCGCTTCCTCCTCTACCTCTTCGACCTGATGCACCTCGACGGCCACGACACCACCAGACTGCCGCAATACCGCCGCTTCGAACTCCTCAAGGCCACGGTCGCCGAAACAGACCCCCTCCGCCTCTCGCACCCGTTCAACGATGCGGGCGCAATGGTGCTGACCCACGCCTGCCGCCTGTCGCTCGAAGGTATCCTGTCCAAGAAATGCGACGAACCCTACCGCTCGGGCCGCACCAAGGCGTGGATCAAATCCAAATGCTCGGCGCGGCAGGAATTCGTCATCGGCGGCTTCACCCCGTCCTCGACCGACCCCCGCGCCATAGGCGCGCTGCTCCTCGGCGTCTTCGACGGGCATGATTTCCGCAACGTGGGCCGCGTCGGCACCGGCTTCACCCATGCCGTCGCGCGCGACCTCTACGGTAAACTCGAAGCGATCCGGCAGGACACCTCGCCCTTCACCGCCAACCCGCCCCCGCCCGACAAAACCGCCCGCTTCACCAGGCCCGAACTGGTAGCCGAGGTCGAATTCCGCGCATGGACCGGCGCAGGCCAACTCCGCCACGCCAGCTTTCGCGGCTTGCGCGAAGACAAACCCGCCAGCGCCGTCACCCGCGAAATCCCCAAAACCGGCAGCGCCAAGGCCGACGCCAAGGAAGACCCCCCCGCCCGCCGCCGCATCCGTCTGACCCACCCCGACCGCATCTACTGGCCCGATGCCGGCGTCACGAAAGAGGGCCTCGCCGATTACTACGCCGAAGTCTGGCCCAACATCGCCCCCTTCGTCGTGGGCCGCCCGCTTGCCCTCGTCCGCTGCCCCACCGGCATCGACGGCCAGCACTTCTTCCAGAAACACCTCTGGCGCGGCGCGGGCAAGAACATCGCCAACATCCCCGACCCCTCCGATCCCAAAGCCGAACCCTTCCTCGGCATCAACGACCTCGACGGGCTGATGGAACTGGCACAGGCAGGCGTGCTGGAAATCCACCCATGGGGCGCCGCCACCGCCGACCTCTACCACCCCGACCAGATCACCATGGACCTCGACCCCGGCGAGGGCGTGGGCTGGCCCGCCCTCGTCACCGCAGCGCATGAAGTGCGTGAACGCCTGCAAGCCAAAGGCCTGACCGCCTTCGTCAAGACCTCGGGCGGCAAGGGCCTGCACGTCGTAGCCCCCCTGAAGCCCAAGGCAGACTGGAAAGCCGTCAAGGCCTTCACCAAGGCGATGGCCGACAGCATGGCCGCCGACAGCCCCGACCTTTACGTCTCGACCATCGCCAAGGCCAAACGCCGGAACCGCATCCTGATCGACTACCTCCGCAACCAGTGGAACGCGACCGCCGTCGCCGCCTTCTCGACCCGCGCGCGCGCAGGTGCCCCGGTCTCGGCACCGCTGACATGGGATGAACTGCCCGACATTTCCGCCGCAAACACTTTCACCACAACGACCCTGCCCGCCCGCCTCGCCACCCTTACCGCAGACCCGTGGCAAGACTTCCGCCACCATGCTACCCCGCTGCGCCCCTGA
- a CDS encoding four-carbon acid sugar kinase family protein: protein MTLPEGVLLTWYGDDFTGSAAVLEALDFAGLPAVMFLGIPAPEVLARFAGVRAVGIAGDARTRGPEWMEAHLPAIYASLRAMGGRVMQYKLCSTFDSAPHLGSIGKAAELGIGDWAPMVVAAPKNGRWQVFGTLFAKTPDGVARLDRHPTMSVHPATPMHEADVRRHLAAQTALPVGLVDVLALQAGRAAVALEGELAKGARIVAFDVLDQQTLAEAGRVIWERAMEAPVFALGSQGLNEALIAHWDLPKPALRLAGAAGRIAVVSGSCSPDTARQIGAAEAAGFAGLRIAAERVVDAGAWAAELARVETAALAALAEGRSPLVYSAMGPQDPALVRVAEARAAAGMDAATATARLSQGLGAVLARLVAQEGLGRVVIAGGDTSSLATAELGCVALTAKAAIAQSVPLLAAHFADGRTPLELVLKGGQMGEAGLFAQIRDGIGG from the coding sequence ATGACATTGCCGGAAGGTGTGCTGCTGACGTGGTATGGCGATGATTTCACCGGTTCGGCTGCGGTGCTGGAAGCGCTGGATTTCGCGGGCCTGCCTGCGGTGATGTTTCTGGGCATTCCCGCGCCCGAGGTGCTGGCGCGTTTTGCGGGTGTGCGGGCGGTGGGGATCGCGGGGGATGCGCGGACGCGGGGGCCAGAGTGGATGGAGGCGCATCTGCCCGCCATCTATGCCAGCCTGCGGGCGATGGGCGGGCGGGTGATGCAGTACAAGCTGTGCTCGACCTTTGATTCCGCGCCGCATCTGGGCAGCATCGGCAAGGCGGCGGAACTGGGGATCGGGGATTGGGCGCCGATGGTGGTGGCCGCGCCCAAGAACGGGCGCTGGCAGGTGTTTGGCACCCTGTTCGCCAAGACACCGGACGGCGTGGCGCGGCTCGACCGGCATCCGACGATGTCGGTGCATCCGGCGACCCCGATGCACGAGGCCGACGTGCGGCGGCATCTGGCGGCGCAGACCGCGCTGCCGGTGGGGTTGGTCGATGTGCTGGCCTTGCAGGCCGGGCGCGCGGCGGTGGCGCTGGAGGGTGAACTGGCCAAGGGGGCGCGGATCGTCGCCTTTGACGTGCTGGACCAGCAGACTTTGGCCGAGGCGGGGCGGGTCATCTGGGAGCGGGCGATGGAAGCGCCGGTCTTTGCGCTGGGATCGCAGGGGCTGAACGAGGCGCTGATCGCGCATTGGGACCTGCCCAAGCCCGCGCTGCGGTTGGCGGGGGCTGCGGGGCGGATCGCGGTGGTATCGGGGTCATGCTCGCCCGATACGGCGCGGCAGATCGGGGCGGCGGAAGCGGCGGGCTTTGCGGGGCTGCGGATTGCGGCGGAACGGGTGGTGGACGCAGGCGCATGGGCGGCGGAACTGGCGCGGGTCGAGACGGCGGCGCTGGCCGCGCTGGCCGAGGGGCGTTCGCCGCTGGTCTATTCGGCGATGGGGCCACAGGATCCGGCCCTTGTGCGGGTGGCCGAGGCGCGGGCGGCCGCAGGAATGGATGCGGCCACCGCCACGGCGCGCTTGTCGCAAGGCTTGGGCGCTGTGCTGGCGCGGCTGGTGGCGCAGGAAGGGTTGGGCCGCGTGGTGATTGCGGGGGGCGATACGTCAAGCCTTGCCACGGCGGAACTGGGCTGCGTGGCCCTGACGGCCAAGGCTGCGATTGCCCAGTCGGTGCCGCTGCTTGCGGCGCATTTCGCGGACGGGCGCACCCCTCTGGAACTGGTGCTGAAGGGTGGCCAGATGGGAGAGGCCGGGCTGTTTGCCCAGATCCGCGACGGGATAGGCGGGTAA
- a CDS encoding ribulose-bisphosphate carboxylase large subunit family protein → MTRFEADYRIETGYDLSVAAEAMAGEQSSGTFLPVPGETPELKARAAARVERIEELGEVPVALPGAGKGAGVVRAAKVTLSWPLANIGPSLPNLLATVAGNLFELKYFSGLRLMDLRLPVEFARRYGGPAFGVEGTRRLSGVAGRPLIGTIIKPSVGLSADDTAAMVDRLCAAGIDFIKDDELQADGPACPFEARARAVMAVINRHADRTGRRVMYAFNVTGEVDEMLARHDLVEALGGTCVMVSLNSVGLTGFTALKRGARLPIHAHRNGWGALSRHPSLGFDYVAWSKLWRVAGADHLHVNGIRNKFCESDASSVASARSVLSPMFEGAAGCQAMPVFSSGQSAAQAHDTWAALGSVDLIHAAGGGIMAHPHGPAGGVESMRAAWEAAVAGVPLAVAGRENSALGAALGVFA, encoded by the coding sequence ATGACGCGGTTCGAGGCGGATTACCGGATCGAGACAGGGTATGACCTGTCGGTCGCGGCAGAGGCGATGGCGGGCGAACAGTCGTCGGGAACGTTCCTGCCGGTGCCTGGAGAGACGCCCGAGTTGAAGGCGCGGGCGGCCGCAAGGGTCGAGCGGATCGAGGAGTTGGGCGAGGTTCCGGTGGCGCTGCCGGGGGCTGGCAAGGGTGCGGGTGTGGTGCGGGCGGCGAAGGTCACGCTGTCATGGCCCTTGGCGAATATCGGGCCGAGCCTGCCGAACCTGTTGGCGACGGTGGCGGGCAACCTGTTCGAGTTGAAGTATTTCAGCGGGTTGCGCCTGATGGACCTGCGCTTGCCGGTCGAGTTTGCGCGGCGCTATGGCGGGCCTGCCTTTGGGGTCGAGGGCACGCGCCGTCTGAGCGGGGTGGCGGGGCGGCCCCTGATCGGGACGATCATCAAGCCGTCGGTCGGGCTGTCGGCGGATGATACGGCGGCGATGGTGGACCGGTTGTGCGCGGCGGGGATCGATTTCATCAAGGATGACGAATTGCAGGCGGACGGCCCCGCCTGCCCCTTCGAGGCGCGGGCGCGGGCGGTGATGGCGGTGATAAACCGCCATGCCGACCGGACGGGCAGACGGGTGATGTATGCGTTCAACGTGACTGGCGAGGTCGACGAGATGCTGGCGCGGCACGATCTGGTGGAAGCCTTGGGCGGGACTTGTGTGATGGTGTCGCTGAACTCGGTCGGGTTGACGGGGTTCACGGCGCTGAAGCGCGGGGCGCGGTTGCCGATCCACGCGCACCGGAACGGCTGGGGGGCGCTGTCGCGGCATCCTTCCTTGGGGTTCGACTATGTGGCGTGGTCGAAGCTGTGGCGCGTGGCGGGGGCGGACCATCTGCATGTGAACGGGATCCGGAACAAGTTCTGCGAGAGCGATGCATCGTCGGTCGCCTCGGCCCGGTCGGTGTTGTCGCCTATGTTCGAGGGTGCGGCGGGCTGTCAGGCGATGCCGGTGTTTTCCAGCGGGCAATCGGCGGCGCAGGCGCATGATACGTGGGCGGCGCTGGGGTCGGTCGATCTGATCCATGCGGCGGGGGGCGGGATCATGGCGCATCCGCACGGGCCTGCGGGGGGTGTGGAATCGATGCGGGCAGCGTGGGAGGCGGCGGTAGCGGGCGTGCCTTTAGCAGTGGCGGGGCGGGAGAATTCCGCGCTGGGAGCAGCGCTGGGGGTCTTTGCATGA
- the ku gene encoding non-homologous end joining protein Ku: MTRALWKGWLKLAKVTVPVALYAAASTSDRVTFHTLNRATGHRINRQFVDAETGAVVDRDAQVKGYEVAPDDFIILDPEEIAAAIPDSDKTLTIEHFIPCASVDDVYFDKPYYLAPSSKDAAEPFALLVAGLRARNVVALAQTVLFRRFRTMLIRPNGAGLTGTTLNFDYEVRPASEALSDAPKVKIKGEMLDLARHIIDTKKGSFDPATFDDRYDAALAELVKAKIEGRRIKPKPAPKVSRQSDLLAALRQSAGKPDDAKPDQKPAPKPKRKAG, translated from the coding sequence ATGACCCGCGCGCTCTGGAAAGGCTGGCTCAAACTGGCAAAGGTGACGGTTCCGGTCGCCCTCTACGCCGCCGCCTCCACCTCGGACCGCGTGACCTTTCACACCCTGAACCGCGCCACAGGCCACCGCATCAACCGCCAGTTCGTCGATGCCGAAACCGGCGCCGTGGTGGACCGCGACGCGCAGGTAAAGGGCTACGAGGTTGCCCCCGACGATTTCATCATCCTCGACCCCGAAGAAATCGCCGCCGCCATCCCCGACAGCGACAAAACCCTGACCATCGAGCATTTCATCCCCTGCGCGTCCGTGGATGATGTATATTTCGACAAACCCTATTACCTCGCGCCCTCGTCCAAAGACGCCGCCGAACCCTTCGCACTGCTGGTCGCAGGCCTGCGCGCCCGCAATGTCGTGGCGCTGGCGCAAACCGTCCTTTTCCGCCGCTTCCGCACCATGCTGATCCGCCCGAACGGCGCGGGCCTTACCGGCACCACCCTCAACTTCGATTACGAAGTCCGCCCCGCATCCGAGGCCCTGTCGGACGCGCCCAAGGTCAAGATAAAGGGCGAAATGCTCGACCTCGCCCGCCACATCATCGACACCAAGAAAGGCAGCTTCGACCCCGCCACCTTCGACGACCGCTACGATGCCGCCCTCGCCGAACTGGTCAAAGCCAAGATCGAAGGCCGCAGGATCAAACCCAAGCCCGCACCCAAGGTGTCAAGGCAATCCGACCTCCTCGCCGCCCTGCGCCAAAGCGCGGGCAAACCCGACGATGCCAAGCCCGACCAAAAACCCGCCCCAAAGCCCAAACGCAAGGCAGGCTGA
- a CDS encoding M10 family metallopeptidase C-terminal domain-containing protein, giving the protein MALDFSSGKKAFSPSLGPTPTSLASIFTASAPTEGYMVSDYPATQTSRLRWSPDNVIWHPDGSFDLVLEPSPAGTDRPFVSGEVATTATAMTGTWEWTLQAPDMASGSVLGMFLFQADPQSPRAEYDFEFVGDDTTQIELNVHMQNVSGQIVTLEGGPQTIDLGFDAALGQHSYTIEVTGTSATFTIDGRELATYTAADMIGDAWRVTDLRAYVDLWPVSPGGQEYWAGPWVYPGSPMVAKVTAMGMVTQGGEPPPTGLVGNELANLLAGTIGNDVMDGRGGNDTLNGNAGDDALLGGAGNDHLFGGDGADTFFLDAGNDLIDGGAGIDWLAVASAVGVALTLGKSGRDAAMGNDTVKNVENVIGGAGNDTITGDRMANILLGSTGDDALSGDKGNDVLDGGLGRDRLTGGQGADTFLFRSATDSPRGAGDTITDFRGGQDKIDLMDISDHSLTFGKTATSYGIWTEGDKRSMHLVADVDGDALPDLDIAFAGNARFTASDLIL; this is encoded by the coding sequence ATGGCACTGGATTTTTCATCAGGCAAGAAAGCCTTCAGCCCTTCGCTCGGCCCCACGCCGACTTCGCTCGCCTCCATCTTCACCGCCTCTGCCCCGACCGAAGGCTACATGGTGTCCGACTACCCCGCGACCCAGACATCCCGCCTGCGCTGGTCGCCCGACAACGTGATCTGGCACCCCGACGGCAGCTTCGACCTCGTGCTCGAACCCTCCCCCGCCGGAACCGACCGCCCCTTCGTCAGCGGCGAGGTGGCAACCACCGCAACCGCCATGACCGGCACATGGGAATGGACGCTGCAAGCCCCCGACATGGCGTCGGGTTCGGTGCTTGGCATGTTCCTGTTTCAGGCCGATCCGCAATCGCCCCGCGCCGAATATGATTTCGAATTCGTCGGCGACGACACCACCCAGATCGAACTGAACGTCCATATGCAGAACGTATCGGGCCAGATCGTCACGCTCGAGGGTGGCCCGCAAACCATCGACCTCGGCTTCGACGCCGCGCTTGGCCAGCACAGCTATACCATCGAAGTCACCGGCACCTCGGCCACCTTCACCATCGACGGGCGCGAACTTGCCACCTATACCGCCGCCGACATGATCGGCGATGCATGGCGCGTGACCGACCTGCGCGCCTATGTCGACCTTTGGCCCGTCTCGCCGGGCGGGCAGGAATACTGGGCCGGGCCTTGGGTCTATCCCGGCTCGCCGATGGTGGCCAAAGTCACCGCGATGGGCATGGTGACCCAAGGCGGCGAACCGCCCCCGACGGGCCTTGTCGGCAACGAACTGGCCAACCTGCTTGCGGGCACCATCGGCAACGACGTGATGGACGGTCGCGGCGGCAATGACACCCTCAACGGCAACGCGGGCGACGATGCGCTGCTCGGCGGTGCGGGCAACGACCATCTGTTCGGCGGCGACGGGGCCGATACCTTCTTTCTCGACGCGGGCAACGACCTGATCGATGGCGGAGCGGGCATCGACTGGCTTGCCGTTGCCAGCGCCGTAGGCGTGGCCTTGACACTGGGCAAGAGCGGCCGCGACGCCGCGATGGGCAATGACACCGTCAAGAACGTCGAGAACGTGATCGGCGGCGCGGGCAACGACACCATCACCGGCGACCGTATGGCCAACATCCTTCTCGGCAGCACAGGCGACGATGCGCTTTCGGGCGACAAAGGCAACGATGTGCTCGACGGCGGGCTTGGCCGCGACCGCCTGACCGGAGGGCAGGGCGCAGACACCTTCCTGTTCCGCAGCGCCACGGATTCCCCCCGCGGTGCAGGCGACACGATCACCGATTTCCGCGGCGGTCAGGACAAGATCGACCTGATGGACATCTCCGACCACAGCCTCACCTTCGGCAAGACCGCCACAAGCTACGGCATCTGGACCGAAGGCGATAAACGCTCGATGCATCTTGTGGCCGATGTCGACGGCGATGCGTTGCCCGATCTCGACATCGCCTTCGCGGGCAACGCGCGCTTCACCGCCTCCGACCTTATCTTGTAA
- a CDS encoding Gfo/Idh/MocA family protein translates to MTKRGVLIGCGFFARNHMEAWRRQDGVRIVGVCDTDPAKAAAFAAAYGCEAGTDAGEMLGRLRPDFVDIATTVGSHRALVELAAAHARLVICQKPFAETLEDGAAMVAACAARDVTLTVHENFRWQRPIREMKARMGLVGRPRFLRLAFRHGYDIYANQPYLAAVENLALTDVGLHLFDMARYLMGDVVRVSCEAQRRNPAVAGEDAFCALLRHASGAVSSVECSFHSTLAPDPFPQTLALLEGDAGSIEVLEGYRLRLHRGGAVEEWDAEPGCPAWGAKPWYLIQESVMAFQAHVVAVLEGRAEPAPSGADNLETLALMLAAIGSARTGKAVEL, encoded by the coding sequence ATGACGAAACGGGGCGTTCTGATCGGCTGCGGTTTCTTTGCGCGCAACCATATGGAGGCGTGGAGGCGGCAGGACGGGGTGCGGATCGTCGGGGTCTGCGACACCGATCCGGCCAAGGCTGCGGCCTTTGCGGCGGCCTATGGCTGCGAGGCCGGGACGGATGCGGGCGAGATGCTGGGGCGGCTGCGGCCCGATTTCGTGGATATCGCCACGACCGTGGGGTCGCATCGGGCGCTGGTGGAGCTTGCGGCGGCGCATGCGCGGCTGGTGATTTGCCAGAAACCCTTTGCCGAGACGCTGGAAGATGGCGCGGCGATGGTGGCGGCCTGTGCTGCGCGGGATGTCACGCTGACGGTGCATGAAAACTTTCGCTGGCAGCGGCCGATCCGCGAGATGAAGGCGCGGATGGGGTTGGTGGGCAGGCCGCGGTTTTTGCGGCTGGCGTTCCGGCATGGTTACGACATTTACGCCAACCAGCCCTATCTGGCGGCGGTCGAGAACCTCGCCTTGACCGATGTCGGGCTGCATCTGTTTGATATGGCACGGTATCTGATGGGCGATGTGGTGCGGGTGTCGTGCGAGGCGCAGCGGCGCAACCCTGCCGTGGCGGGCGAGGATGCGTTTTGTGCGCTGCTGCGCCATGCGTCGGGCGCGGTGAGTTCGGTGGAGTGTTCGTTCCATTCGACGCTTGCGCCCGACCCGTTTCCGCAGACTCTGGCGCTGCTGGAAGGGGATGCGGGGTCGATCGAGGTGCTGGAGGGATACCGCTTGCGGCTGCATCGGGGCGGGGCGGTCGAGGAATGGGACGCCGAGCCGGGGTGCCCCGCGTGGGGGGCAAAGCCGTGGTATCTGATACAGGAGTCGGTCATGGCGTTTCAGGCGCATGTGGTGGCGGTGCTGGAGGGGCGGGCGGAGCCTGCGCCTTCGGGGGCGGACAATCTGGAGACGTTGGCGCTGATGCTGGCGGCGATAGGCTCGGCGCGGACGGGCAAGGCGGTGGAACTATGA
- the ku gene encoding non-homologous end joining protein Ku — MAPNSYWKGYLKLSLVTCPIQMVPATSETERVRFRTLNRATGHPVVSRAVDAVTGDVVAPEATVKGYPRGEDAYVMLEDADLEAVALESTRTIDIETFVDAGDVGWIWYDRPYYLLPSDPVGEEAFAVIRAAMAATGQAGISRLVMGGRERAVLLLPRLDGIVMWTLRYGDELRDDAAFRDAAQDAAPEQGLLDMVCKLIDARTAKWSADMVKDPVQDNLLALIEGKRKAPKKRAQKPKAEPEGGNVISIMDALRRSLSAEKKR, encoded by the coding sequence ATGGCACCGAATAGCTATTGGAAAGGCTACCTCAAGCTGTCGCTGGTGACCTGTCCGATCCAGATGGTGCCCGCGACGAGCGAGACCGAGCGGGTGCGGTTCCGCACCTTGAACAGGGCAACGGGGCATCCGGTGGTCAGCCGCGCGGTCGATGCGGTGACGGGCGACGTGGTCGCGCCGGAAGCGACGGTCAAGGGCTATCCGCGCGGCGAGGACGCCTATGTGATGCTGGAAGACGCGGATTTGGAGGCGGTGGCGCTGGAAAGCACCCGGACCATCGACATCGAGACCTTCGTCGATGCAGGTGATGTGGGGTGGATCTGGTATGATCGGCCCTATTACCTGCTGCCGTCCGACCCGGTCGGGGAAGAGGCATTCGCGGTGATCCGCGCGGCAATGGCGGCGACGGGACAGGCGGGGATTTCGCGGCTGGTGATGGGCGGGCGCGAGCGGGCGGTGCTGCTTTTGCCGCGTCTGGACGGGATCGTGATGTGGACGCTGCGCTATGGCGACGAGCTGCGCGACGATGCTGCGTTCCGCGATGCAGCGCAGGATGCGGCACCCGAGCAGGGATTGCTCGACATGGTGTGCAAGCTGATCGACGCGCGCACGGCGAAGTGGTCGGCGGATATGGTGAAAGATCCTGTGCAGGACAATCTGCTGGCGCTGATCGAGGGCAAGCGGAAGGCACCTAAGAAGCGCGCGCAGAAGCCCAAGGCAGAGCCGGAGGGCGGCAATGTGATCAGCATCATGGATGCTCTCAGACGCAGCCTATCGGCGGAGAAGAAGCGTTAG